The genomic stretch tatgattttctaaatgtcctgctactatttcattaataatggactccagcattttcccaatgatagatgtgaggctaactgctctatagtttcctgctttctctctccctccctcccttgttgaatagggatgttgcatttgaggttttccaatccactgggaccttgccagaatccagggaattttggtagattacaaccaatccatccactttctctgcagccacttcttttaagaccccaggatgcaggccatcaggtccaggggacgtccacctttagtcccaatagtttgcctagtactttttctctagtgatagtgattgatttaagttcctcgctccctgtgaccccttgattatctattattattgggatgcttttagtgtcttccactgtgaagaccatacaaaatatttgtttaaagtctctgccatttccctgtttctcattattaattccccgtctcatcctccaagggaccaacgtttattttagctatctctccctttttatatatctgtagaagctctgactgtatttatatttcttgccagtttactctcaatctaccttctccctctttattatttttattaagtcaatacttaaaaccacacagcagaaggaaagaatgttccatagaaactagaattgtctcttctgaatttcgatcctgcacttacagtgatgacttttgtaaactccttttgcagggtgttcgaaggggaggatttgaaggagggaaactcaaactaaacatcacgtcaagatcagatagagtcactcgattcatcaggacttgaatatcatcggcctttgaatgtggaaggagaaatgtttattTATTCTGTCTGTgaggaaagattacaaacatcagtgtgactgaaaaagcactgagacacacacacccgagtgagagtgtttcagtgcactgattgtggaaagagctttaaccagttacacagcctgaaaaaccatcgcaccattcacagcggggagaaactgtaaacatgttgtgtgtggaggaggcttcaactgatcatccaacctggagagacagaaGCACacctgcaccacggagaaaccgtggaaatgtggggactgtgggaagggattcagctgcCCGTCTGctctggaaattcatcaacacattcacactggggagaggccgttcacctgccccgtgtgtggcaagggattcattcagtcatccgacctgctgagacaccagcgagttcacaccggggagaggccgttcacctgctccgtgtgtgggaagcaattcactcagtcatccagcctggtgaaacaccagcaagttcacactggggagaggccgttcacctgctccatgtgtggcaagggattcattcagtcatccgacctgctgaaacaccagcgagttcacaccggggagaggccgttcccctgctctgaatgtgggaaaggattcactcagtcatccgacctgctggcacaccagcgagttcacactggtgagatgccgttcacctgctctgagtgtgggaaaggattcactgtgtcatccagcctgctgagtcaccagcgagttcacactggggagaggccgttcacctgctctgaatgtgggaagcgattcactcggtcatccaacctgctggcacaccagcgagttcacactggggagatgccgttcacctgctctgagtgtgggaagcgattcgctcggtcatccagcctgctgagacaccagcgagttcacaagtgactgcagtggttggattctgctatcattgctgctgttaatcacatcccaactgaatcgtgtccattccgacagttgaagtttgtttctgatgataataacccctataactgggctggaatataatattttgatgtttcaataacagagtgtgttgatatttaatgttccaagataagaggagactaattgatatcctgttactgactgcaccattttggggccttttctcctttctaactctggattatttcagttctcatacctttggttactctcgtggacaagtgccatttccccataccttccagagtgcctctcctcgcCTTGGTATTGAGGGAAGGTATCagtaacatgcccgggatcactgaacacaaaacccagtctgtgaatcactttcagatactggacttagtgtgtgccccacagcatctctctcaccttcgatgtgtgaatggagcatcacgcctgcaaacctggtttcaatttaaattagaATCCACTctggaaatgtatttaagaaaatacagatcacatgaaataattggaaacggtttcgagtcaacaagatgaacacgtaaatacatcccggcccaatattccagctctgcattcacaggagaaagtctgttat from Pristiophorus japonicus isolate sPriJap1 chromosome 23, sPriJap1.hap1, whole genome shotgun sequence encodes the following:
- the LOC139235309 gene encoding gastrula zinc finger protein XlCGF8.2DB-like, whose protein sequence is MCGKGFIQSSDLLKHQRVHTGERPFPCSECGKGFTQSSDLLAHQRVHTGEMPFTCSECGKGFTVSSSLLSHQRVHTGERPFTCSECGKRFTRSSNLLAHQRVHTGEMPFTCSECGKRFARSSSLLRHQRVHK